One genomic window of Methanosarcina acetivorans C2A includes the following:
- a CDS encoding MarR family winged helix-turn-helix transcriptional regulator: MIKKMDEATLSKIILLSMERDALDNLIFEQTFQKKIAGKFRELSKNQPLVIKIIGIEGEIMPSTLGKYTGLEKSSLTRMVDDLEKKGIVFRKTDPGDRRKVLVSLTEKGLEYYNCLSQITTEMADEILEFVDDKDVEDFHRSLETMVRILRKVDARRSARPR, translated from the coding sequence ATGATAAAGAAAATGGATGAGGCAACACTTAGTAAGATCATTCTCCTGTCAATGGAAAGGGATGCTCTCGATAACCTGATTTTTGAGCAGACCTTTCAGAAAAAAATTGCAGGCAAATTTAGGGAACTGAGCAAGAATCAGCCGTTGGTAATTAAGATCATAGGGATCGAAGGAGAAATTATGCCTTCCACGCTTGGAAAATATACCGGCCTGGAAAAGAGCAGCCTGACGAGGATGGTCGATGATCTGGAGAAGAAAGGGATTGTGTTCCGGAAAACCGACCCTGGAGACAGGAGAAAAGTGCTTGTTTCTCTCACTGAAAAGGGGCTTGAATATTACAATTGCCTGAGCCAGATTACTACCGAAATGGCTGATGAAATCCTAGAGTTTGTTGATGACAAGGACGTTGAGGATTTTCACCGGAGCCTTGAGACGATGGTAAGAATCCTGAGGAAAGTAGATGCCAGACGGTCTGCAAGACCAAGGTAA
- a CDS encoding TrmB family transcriptional regulator encodes MTLRLIENLQKLGFTGNEAKVYASLVCLKQAKASDIAESAGVPRPKIYGTLRGMEKKGYVRIIEGEPTLFCCVQPEVLILRIRADFMLSLSETASELNSLSPGSSNFASESFYGEQIRV; translated from the coding sequence ATGACTCTTAGACTTATTGAGAACCTCCAGAAACTGGGGTTTACCGGCAACGAAGCCAAAGTTTACGCGTCTCTTGTCTGCCTGAAGCAGGCAAAAGCAAGTGATATTGCCGAAAGTGCGGGAGTTCCGAGACCCAAGATCTATGGAACTCTAAGAGGGATGGAGAAAAAAGGTTACGTCAGGATAATTGAAGGCGAACCAACCCTTTTTTGCTGCGTGCAGCCCGAAGTGCTCATTTTAAGGATAAGGGCAGATTTCATGCTTTCTTTAAGTGAAACCGCCAGTGAGCTGAATTCACTATCCCCAGGGAGCAGCAACTTTGCTTCAGAAAGTTTCTATGGAGAACAGATAAGGGTCTGA
- a CDS encoding AI-2E family transporter, which yields MENISMNNYYNIMKFLALTTILFVLFFAILFYFQDIFIVLILGAVLILIAEKMIQFFNRFMDSFPKFNRKAVGLVLLTGAGLIFLLFVGSQVQALGVLIGDFSNIQQDYASGASALFSEHESELSKLADSGIIKPQDLQKIGNTIFSGVTDLVSKVSYYLFTGLLIIPLMFGVYFKHHNKIGSYIQTYAPPEHAEGITRALKRMGRELEDFFSAKMLESAVVGLICCIGFYLGGLEGWFYLGILAGFLNIIPYLGPLLGAIPPVIVGYIDSPMTALFAVITVIVAQTIDNLYLIPFMISEKVDINPLLSVVLTLAASKLLGPLGMVLAIPIYIIYKIIIKESYRELVNIYKND from the coding sequence ATGGAAAATATATCAATGAATAACTACTATAATATTATGAAGTTTCTGGCATTGACAACCATACTTTTCGTATTGTTTTTTGCGATACTCTTCTATTTTCAGGACATTTTCATAGTCCTCATTCTAGGCGCAGTCCTGATTTTGATTGCGGAAAAAATGATACAGTTCTTCAACAGGTTTATGGACAGTTTTCCCAAATTCAATCGAAAAGCAGTGGGTCTGGTACTACTCACCGGTGCAGGGCTTATTTTTCTGCTTTTTGTGGGCAGTCAGGTACAGGCTCTTGGGGTTCTTATAGGGGATTTCAGTAACATCCAGCAGGACTATGCAAGCGGAGCTTCTGCCCTTTTTTCCGAACACGAGTCCGAACTTTCAAAGCTTGCGGATTCCGGTATCATTAAGCCCCAGGACCTGCAAAAGATAGGAAACACCATCTTCTCCGGGGTAACCGACCTGGTTTCGAAAGTCTCTTATTATCTTTTTACCGGTTTGTTGATAATTCCTCTTATGTTCGGTGTGTATTTCAAGCACCACAATAAAATAGGAAGCTACATTCAGACTTACGCTCCTCCTGAACATGCAGAAGGGATCACCAGAGCCTTGAAACGTATGGGTCGTGAGCTTGAAGACTTCTTCAGTGCTAAAATGCTTGAGTCAGCTGTTGTGGGTCTGATTTGCTGTATAGGGTTTTATCTCGGAGGGCTTGAAGGGTGGTTTTACCTGGGTATTCTGGCAGGCTTTTTAAATATCATCCCTTATCTCGGGCCTCTTCTGGGTGCGATTCCTCCGGTTATTGTGGGGTACATCGACAGTCCCATGACAGCACTCTTTGCAGTGATAACGGTCATAGTTGCCCAGACTATCGATAACCTTTACCTCATTCCGTTCATGATCTCGGAAAAAGTGGATATCAACCCGCTCCTTAGCGTTGTCCTGACGCTTGCCGCCTCCAAACTCCTTGGTCCTCTCGGCATGGTACTTGCGATTCCTATATACATCATCTACAAAATAATTATTAAAGAGTCATACCGAGAACTGGTTAATATATATAAAAATGATTAA
- a CDS encoding ABC transporter ATP-binding protein, which translates to MIEVKGLSKFYGQTKAVDCVDLSIGKGELFGLLGPNGSGKTTMIKMLTGQIKPGSGTLKVHGINVLEDPLKVRELVGVIPEQETPPSFLTAEEYLHFVAKVRKMEHCEEVCEKWFEFFDFGDQRNSLCKDLSRGTRQKLMFAQAFLHEPELAIIDEPLINLDPVMQKKVKDFLRGYVKDGGTIFISTHILEIAKEICTSIGIIYRGKLIHTGRLDDPFLQGRNFEEFFLELVGRWKEIPKDIPKDPLKKVPALA; encoded by the coding sequence ATGATTGAGGTAAAGGGTCTTTCCAAATTCTACGGACAAACAAAAGCAGTAGATTGTGTGGACCTTTCTATAGGCAAAGGTGAACTTTTCGGTCTCCTGGGCCCCAACGGCTCCGGAAAAACAACCATGATCAAAATGCTTACAGGGCAGATAAAGCCAGGTTCAGGCACTCTTAAGGTACACGGGATAAATGTGCTGGAAGACCCCCTGAAGGTCAGGGAACTTGTAGGCGTAATCCCGGAACAGGAGACTCCCCCGAGTTTTCTGACTGCGGAAGAGTACCTGCATTTCGTTGCAAAGGTACGAAAAATGGAACACTGTGAAGAGGTCTGCGAGAAATGGTTTGAGTTCTTCGATTTTGGGGACCAGAGAAATTCCCTCTGCAAAGACCTCTCAAGAGGCACGAGACAGAAACTGATGTTTGCCCAGGCTTTTCTACATGAGCCGGAACTTGCTATTATCGATGAGCCTCTTATTAATCTCGATCCTGTGATGCAGAAGAAAGTCAAAGACTTCTTACGGGGCTACGTGAAGGATGGGGGAACTATTTTTATTTCCACGCACATCCTCGAAATCGCAAAAGAAATCTGCACAAGTATCGGAATTATTTACCGAGGAAAACTGATACACACCGGTCGCCTTGATGACCCGTTTCTTCAGGGCAGGAACTTTGAAGAGTTTTTCCTGGAACTGGTTGGCAGGTGGAAAGAAATTCCAAAGGATATTCCGAAAGATCCTTTGAAAAAGGTACCGGCACTTGCTTAA
- a CDS encoding potassium channel family protein, with amino-acid sequence MLKDEKFRALLYITAFTLAIGTFFYHSVEGWDWLDSLYFSVITLTTVGYGDFTPKTNIGKFFTIIYIFIGLGILVAFVTPIGEYIVDRRLDRIQEREQKKEIPENEFDFSGVIGKLRGKK; translated from the coding sequence TTGCTTAAGGACGAGAAGTTCCGTGCCCTCCTGTATATCACGGCGTTCACTCTTGCTATTGGGACTTTTTTCTATCATTCTGTTGAGGGTTGGGACTGGCTTGATTCTCTCTATTTCTCGGTTATCACCCTGACAACTGTGGGGTATGGAGATTTTACCCCTAAAACAAACATCGGGAAATTTTTTACAATAATTTATATTTTTATAGGGTTGGGGATCCTTGTCGCTTTTGTTACTCCTATCGGAGAATATATAGTAGATAGAAGACTTGACAGGATACAGGAGAGGGAGCAGAAGAAAGAAATACCTGAAAATGAGTTTGATTTCTCCGGCGTAATCGGAAAGTTGAGGGGAAAAAAATAA